Part of the Halobacteriovoraceae bacterium genome is shown below.
TAAAACTTTATCTCAGATCTATTGATAACAACTTGAAGAACATCTTTTCTCTCTAATGCATCTTCACCATCAATCCGTCCCACTTCATTATAAAGAATCGTTGATAAAGAATATAATGCTCTATTTAAGAGTGTTTGTTTTGACCAAAACTCAAATGATTCAGCTTGTTTTAATAAAGAATATTCCTTGAGGTTTTTGCGAGAATGAGCTTTTTCGAGAGAGAGCATTTTTCTAAGCTTTAGGCCTTCTTCATCGTTTTTGAGAAGTGAACTATAAAATACGTATGCTCCGGCCGTTCTTCTTTGCCATTCAAGTAATCTTTCTAAAATTTTTCGTTGTCCACGTTTTAGTTGAGAAGTAATTTTGTCTAAAACATAAACAACATCTGATCTGATATCTTCACTTAAAAAATCTTCTTTCTGTTCTAATTTTAAAAATAAAGCGTTGATTGAAGTTCTTAGAAACATATCACTACGTGAATGATCTTTATCTTGTGCTCCGTCTTCATAGATTTTTCTTACAAAGTAGATCATGTTACCCTCTGATTTTCCTACTTTATCATTTCTATGTTTTAGAGAATCGTACTTCCGTCTAAGCTCGAGATGGTCGACGGGAAATTTAAATGTTTGTAAAAATGTAAGTCTTTCAAGAAAAGATCGTAATTTGATTCTAAATTTTTCATACAAAGGCCCAGAGTTTCTTAGGACTTGATCTTTTATAGTTAAGTCATTCTCATCAAAATACTGTTCTTTCAAATCAAGTAATTCAGATATTAATATTTCTAAATCTTTAATTTCAACAAAATAATTTTTTAATGTTGTAATCTTTTCGAATTTTGCTATTTCGTTTTTTATCCATTTTTCTTTTTCAATAATCATTCTAATATGAAGTTCTACAACTTTTGTGTCGATATTATCTTCATAATCTATGGGAGTATAATAGCCACCACTATTAAATTTTTTAAAAAGATCCCAATACCTTGGTTCAACATCTGCAGGGCATACTTCTTGTGAGAACTCAGTATGGAGTTTTAAATAATTATCAATAATCTCAGTATCTTTGCCTTTGATTGGGATAATTCCAAAGGCGCTAGAATACAATAAATGAAATATTATAAGTTTTTTAAGCATGTTGAAGTTGATTAACAAAGTCTGATTGCCAAAGTCCAAGGCAAGTTCCATTACTCATTACACAAATTAAATTATCAGAACTCGTTCTTTGATCTATTTCACTTAAGAGTTCGTCAACACTTGTCACACTTACGGCATCTTTTCCTTTATTTTTCAAAGCTGTAGTTAATTTACTCACATCAAGTTGTTTGGCCCAAGTCACACTGGTTTTGATTTGAGGTGTAGCAATGATTACTTTGTTAACCTCATCAAAACAATTTTCAAATTCATTTTGAAAAATATCACTTCGTCCAGTTGCTGATGCAGGCTCTATTACAGCGACAATATTTTTACCCGGAAATCTTCTTTTTAATCCATTTAAAGTCATTGATATGGCCCTCGGATGATGGGCAAAATCATCTATGACAAGAGAGTTTTTATATGTTCCTCTCACTTCTTGCCTTCGCTTTACTTGAGCTAAATTCTTTACGGCCTCTGTCACTTTCTTCACTTCAAAACCTTCACTGAGGCAAAATAAGATCACTGCAGTTAGATTTAATATATTATGATCGCCATGTAAGTTTGTTGTAAATTCAATTTTTTTCTCATTGAATTCGAGTACGAATCTTGTCCCTTTATCATTATGTTCAATAATCTTAGGCGAAATTTCTAGGTTTCCATATTTTAAAATTGTCTTAGCTACTGCATCTTTTAAAATTTCACAAATGCCAGGATATGTTTCATTATAGATTAACGAATGATCTACAACTTCAAAAATTGCTTTAAACTCATCTTGGATTTGATTTAAATTTTGATAAATATCGGCATGATCAAATTCTAGCGACGTTACGATGAGATTATTGATATTATATAATCTAAATTTTGCAAACTTTTCAAAATAAGCGCTATCGTATTCATCTGATTCTATAAGAAAGTAATCTTCTCCTAAAAGCGAAGATGGCCTTCCTTCAATAACTCCACCAATTAAATAACCTGGTTTCTTACCAAGTTTTTCAAGAATCTGTGTAAGATAATATGTTGTCGTCGTCTTTCCATGTGTTCCTGAAATTCCAACTACATTTCTCTGTGCCAGAACAAAAGAACCAATGGTTGCAGGAAAAGAAGCAAAAGGAACTCCACACTCTTCAATAAGTCTAGCATGTTCACTCTTTCTATGGACTGCATTGCCCACAACAATGAGATCATATTCCTGCAATGTTTCACGAGTAACATCCTCAACTTTGCAAGTGGGAATAGACATTTTAATCAAATAATCACTCATGGGAGGATAAAAATTATAATCACACCCCCCAACATCATAACCGGCCTCACGTAGTAAACACGCGGCGGCCCCCATACCTGTACCACATATTCTAAAAAAGAAGATTTTTTTTACTTCTTTTTTCATTTTAACTAGATCTTCCTGACTTTTTTTATTAGTTAAATCCATTTGCCACCAATTTGATCATACATGTTGTGTTATCTTACATTTTCCAGATCATTTCGCCAATGGCCCTCCGCAAATGATTTAGGCCCCCTCGATCGTACCAAAAATTTTTAGTAGCGTTGCTTAGAATAATACTTCCTCTATCTTTTTGACAATCTATCCATATTGAAGTTCCTGTAAAGCCTAAATGTCCAAAAGTCTCCAATGAGCAACCTTTACCGGCCAATGTCTCTTCAGGTGAACTAATCGTATCCCAACCATAAATAAAACGTCCGTGTTTTTGCTCAAAAAAAGTTTTCATTTTCTGGTTGAGTTTAATCTTCTTGTTGGCCTGAATTAAAAAATCACATAGTGAAGAGATTGAAGAAAAAAGACCCGCATGTGAAATCTTCTGCTGCAAATAATAGGCATTATCATCATGAACTACACCTTGGATAATTTTTCCTTTTCTCATCCCTGTTATAACACATTTCTCTTTTTGATCAGCATTTAACTCAGTCCAGTGAGTTACTTCTTTGTTCGAATATTTTTCAACAAAACTGTAAACAGAATGACCAATTTCTTCTTCAATTAAAATCTGTGCCAACAAAGAAGAATAATCTGAATAACTTGTAGGAGAACTTATAAGCTTATAACCAAGAAGTTGTTCTCTCCAAGTCGTTTTAGAAAGTCTTCCCCCGATAGGAACACCCATTGTGTGATTAAGAAGTCCAAATATTTTTTTATTTTTGATTTTATCCAAGTTTGAAATAACACTTAAAGAATTTGTTAATGGTTTTGTAAGACTGGCCAGATCATAAATCAGATAGGGACTAGAGTGCCACTGGCCCTTACTGTATTCAAAACATTTAGAAGTACCTTTTTTAAAATCAAGCACTCCAACAGCAATACTGTCAAAGTGCTGATTTTTCATTAGTTTTTCAATCAGTTTTTTCATTGAAGATTTACTGCAGCTTGAGCTGCTGCAAGTCTCGCAATAGGTACCCTGTAAGGAGAGCAACTCACATAATCTAGGCCTGCCTTATGACAAAACTCAATTGATTTTGGATCTCCCCCATGTTCTCCACAAATTCCAATATGCATATTAGGATTTGTTTTCTTACCTTCTTTGGTAGCATGTTCAACCAAAAACCCTACTCCTTCAGTATCTATTGAAATAAATGGATCAACGGCCAATATCCCCTGATGTTCATACTCAGTCAAAAACTTACCAGCATCATCTCGAGATAGTCCAAAAGTTGTTTGAGTTAAATCATTCGTTCCAAAGGAGAAAAAGTCAGCATCTTTGGCGATTTCAGCAGCAGTAATGGCCGCTCTTGGGAGCTCTATCATAGTTCCAAGCTTGAAATTAACTTCTTTCTTTTTTTCCTTAAAGACTTCTTTAATTGTCTTCAATGAAACTTCTTTAAGTAAGATAAGCTCTTTACCGATGGCCACTAAAGGAATCATAATTTCAGGTTTAACTTCTATACCTTGCCCACTGGCATCGATGGCCGCTTCCATAATTGCTCTCACTTGCATAGTGTAGATTTCTGGATAGGTAATACCTAATCTGCACCCTCTATGTCCAAGCATTGGATTAAATTCATGAAGTGCTGATTCTCGCCTATTTATTTCCTCAATTGATACTTTCAAACCGTTTGCTAACTCTTGCTTTTCTTCAATAGTATGAGGCATAAACTCATGTAAAGGTGGATCAAGTAATCTAATATTAACAGGCCTTCCGTTCATGACTTTAAAAATTCCAAGAAAATCTTCTCTCTGAAAAGGAAGTAATTTTTCAATGGCCTTACATCTTCCTTCTTTATCCTTTGAAAAAATCATTTCTCTTACAGATAAAATTCGCTCGGCCTCAAAAAACATATGTTCAGTCCTACACAGTCCTATACCTTCTGCTCCAAATTTAATAGCTACCTCACTATCATGAGGATTATCTGCATTTGTTCGGATTTTAAGTTTTCTAACTTCATCGGCCCAAGACATATACTTAGCAAAGTCAGGAGAAATTTCTGCATCTATCGTAGGAACGAGTCCATCTAAAACTTCTCCACTTGAACCGTCAATTGTGAGTAGATCCCCCTCTTTAAAAGTTCTACCATTAATCACAAGCGTCTTCTCATTTTGATTGATAACGAGTTCAGTACATCCGGCCACACATGTTTTTCCCATTCCTCTGGCCACAACAGCTGCATGCGAAGTCATACCACCTCGCGCGGTTAGAATTCCCTCGGCCGCAACCATTCCCGCTATATCTTCAGGACTTGTTTCCTGCCTTACAAGTAAAACTTTCTTTCCACCTTCAGCAAAACTATGAGCTTGCTCTGAAGAAAAAACAATTTCACCTCCAGCTGCCCCTGGAGAGGCCGGTAGTCCTTTTGCTAAAACTTTCTTTGTTGCTTTAGGATCAAGCCTTGGATGCAGTAATTGGTTCAAATCATCAGGTGCAATTCTAAGTAGGGCCTCATTCTTGGAGATAATTCCTTCCTCTACAAGGTCAGTTGCAATTTTAATGGCCGCAGCAGTTGTTCTTTTTCCATTTCTCGTCTGCAAAATAAAAAGTTTACTTTTTTCTATCGTAAACTCAATGTCTTGCATATCTTTGTAATGAGACTCAAGTTTCATGTACAACTCTACTAATTCATCATACATTTTAGGTTGTACCTCACTTAACGTTTTTAAATTTTTGTTGGAGTCATTTTTAGACTCTTCATTAATTGGTGCAGGTGTTCTGATTCCAGCAACAACATCTTCCCCTTGAGCGTTCATGAGATATTCACCAAAAAATCTCTTATCCCCAGTTGAAGGATCCCTCGTGAAACAAACTCCTGTCCCTGAATCTTCACCCATATTTCCAAACACCATGCTTTGAACATTTACCGCTGTTCCCCAATTCCCTGGAATATTGTTAATTTCCCGATATTTGATAGCTCTTGGATTATTCCATGATTTAAAAACTGCAGCAATCGCTTGCCAAAGTTGATCATAGGGATCAATAGGAAAGGACTTACCACTTTCTTCCAAAATTGTTCTACGATAAACTGCAACTAAATCTTGCCAGTCTTCAGCTGTTAGTTCCGTATCTTCTCTGGCCCCGCGCGCTTCCTTTAAATCTTCAAG
Proteins encoded:
- a CDS encoding serine hydrolase, whose translation is MKKLIEKLMKNQHFDSIAVGVLDFKKGTSKCFEYSKGQWHSSPYLIYDLASLTKPLTNSLSVISNLDKIKNKKIFGLLNHTMGVPIGGRLSKTTWREQLLGYKLISSPTSYSDYSSLLAQILIEEEIGHSVYSFVEKYSNKEVTHWTELNADQKEKCVITGMRKGKIIQGVVHDDNAYYLQQKISHAGLFSSISSLCDFLIQANKKIKLNQKMKTFFEQKHGRFIYGWDTISSPEETLAGKGCSLETFGHLGFTGTSIWIDCQKDRGSIILSNATKNFWYDRGGLNHLRRAIGEMIWKM
- a CDS encoding pyruvate, phosphate dikinase; the encoded protein is MSDKWVYRFNAKNTDGNRGMKNILGGKGANLAEMSSLGLPVPPGLTVSTEACLDFEKNDQKISEEIRNQILDAIKEVEKQTGKKFGDSSNPLLFSVRSGARVSMPGMMDTVLNLGMNDETVAGVAKLTGNPRFAWDSYRRFIQMYANVVMGFNTSVLEHSLEDLKEARGAREDTELTAEDWQDLVAVYRRTILEESGKSFPIDPYDQLWQAIAAVFKSWNNPRAIKYREINNIPGNWGTAVNVQSMVFGNMGEDSGTGVCFTRDPSTGDKRFFGEYLMNAQGEDVVAGIRTPAPINEESKNDSNKNLKTLSEVQPKMYDELVELYMKLESHYKDMQDIEFTIEKSKLFILQTRNGKRTTAAAIKIATDLVEEGIISKNEALLRIAPDDLNQLLHPRLDPKATKKVLAKGLPASPGAAGGEIVFSSEQAHSFAEGGKKVLLVRQETSPEDIAGMVAAEGILTARGGMTSHAAVVARGMGKTCVAGCTELVINQNEKTLVINGRTFKEGDLLTIDGSSGEVLDGLVPTIDAEISPDFAKYMSWADEVRKLKIRTNADNPHDSEVAIKFGAEGIGLCRTEHMFFEAERILSVREMIFSKDKEGRCKAIEKLLPFQREDFLGIFKVMNGRPVNIRLLDPPLHEFMPHTIEEKQELANGLKVSIEEINRRESALHEFNPMLGHRGCRLGITYPEIYTMQVRAIMEAAIDASGQGIEVKPEIMIPLVAIGKELILLKEVSLKTIKEVFKEKKKEVNFKLGTMIELPRAAITAAEIAKDADFFSFGTNDLTQTTFGLSRDDAGKFLTEYEHQGILAVDPFISIDTEGVGFLVEHATKEGKKTNPNMHIGICGEHGGDPKSIEFCHKAGLDYVSCSPYRVPIARLAAAQAAVNLQ